The following coding sequences lie in one Arachis ipaensis cultivar K30076 chromosome B05, Araip1.1, whole genome shotgun sequence genomic window:
- the LOC107640094 gene encoding protein MAIN-LIKE 1-like, whose amino-acid sequence MSGGGVNVEENLNRLDELHIAAHLFHKLTHVLTPHGTLVDVFMLEAEDPTMEIRRERFEPYLRRTGFYHASLIKRFEYDNPLISAFVEQWRPETHTFHLPWGECTITLEDVAMQLGLPVDGHPVSGTLRSWSKFHQRDIWEWCHELLGEVLAGHVGTTKYNIKLKWLRTRLQQMPLDLDDNGLMQYARCYILYLLGGVLLPDKANNTFHVRYLPLLAEYDAIGTYSWGSTVLCWLYRVMCLATDYSVEGMAGCHTLLIS is encoded by the exons aTGAGTGGGGGAGGGGTGAACGTGGAGGAGAACTTGAACCGGTTGGACGAACTTCACATAGCGGCACATTTATTCCATAAG CTCACACATGTTCTTACTCCTCATGGCACGCTGGTTGATGTTTTCATGTTAGAGGCTGAGGATCCAACCATGGAAATTAGGCGGGAGAGGTTTGAGCCTTATTTGAGACGCACCGGATTTTATCATGCCTCGCTGATCAAGCGCTTCGAGTACGACAATCCACTTATTAGTGCCTTTGTCGAACAATGGCGACCGGAGACTCATACTTTTCATCTCCCTTGGGGTGAGTGTACCATAACCCTGGAAGATGTAGCCATGCAGTTAGGTCTACCTGTTGATGGTCATCCTGTTAGCGGTACGTTAAGGTCATGGAGTAAGTTTCACCAAAGAGATATTTGGGAATGGTGTCATGAACTTCTAGGTGAGGTTCTTGCCGGCCACGTAGGGACAACGAAGTACAACATCAAGTTGAAGTGGCTCAGAACTCGTCTTCAACAGATGCCGCTTGACTTAGATGATAATGGCCTCATGCAGTATGCACGATGTTACATACTTTACCTGTTGGGAGGCGTGCTTCTTCCAGACAAGGCCAACAACACATTCCATGTTCGATATCTGCCTTTATTGGCTGAGTATGATGCCATAGGTACCTACAGTTGGGGTAGTACCGTCCTCTGTTGGTTATATCGTGTTATGTGCCTAGCAACAGATTATAGTGTTGAGGGTATGGCTGGGTGTCACACGTTGCTCATATCGTGA